A stretch of Ranitomeya variabilis isolate aRanVar5 chromosome 3, aRanVar5.hap1, whole genome shotgun sequence DNA encodes these proteins:
- the COL8A2 gene encoding collagen alpha-2(VIII) chain, which produces MSLGRGTLFLLVAAMGSVSGGGPAGGQYPQMKYVNPMMKGPLGPPFREGKGQYLDMLPMDLKGEPGPAGKPGPRGPPGPPGLPGKPGIGKPGLQGMPGAAGPPGFSSIGKSGLPGMPGKIGPKGLPGTKGEPGMRGEHGPRGMPGPPGIPGPAGISSNGKPGVQGAPGQPGVRGEPGAKGEPGLRGDNGIKGEAGLGKPGLPGTRGPGGLPGPMGPPGPPGNGKPGLNGSPGGSGDRGDIGSPGPPGAVGPPGPQGLQGKPGIDGIGKPGLDGLPGLQGPLGSKGETGIRGLPGLPGSPGYGKPGLPGLKGDRGPAGITGEIGDKGEPGLDGEPGDQGPQGIIGPPGLPGSMGLPGKNGLPGLKGDIGPTGPTGVPGIPGSQGPNGFAGKPGIQGERGLPGLKGLPGPIGPKGEGGLMGLPGLPGQIGSPGSKGEGGIPGQSGPRGPAGIPGMQGSSGPIGPQGLPGLKGEPGIPGLPGKSINGEPGLIGPIGLPGVSGPPGLNGQPGLPGPPGPPGPPGIYSEGTIAGLHLPDGGVEGGTVGNEKSGKPQYGTGELSAKVAPAFTAILTTPFPPSGMPIKFDRTLYNGHNAYNPLTGIFTCSLPGIYYFAYHVHIKGTNIWIALYKNNVPATYTYDEYKKGYMDQASGSAVLELKENDQVWVQMPSDQANGLYSTEYIHSSFSGFLLCPT; this is translated from the coding sequence ATATGCTTCCAATGGACCTTAAAGGGGAACCTGGACCAGCTGGAAAACCAGGCCCACGTGGACCACCTGGACCTCCTGGACTTCCCGGAAAACCAGGAATAGGAAAACCAGGATTACAAGGAATGCCTGGAGCTGCTGGTCCTCCTGGCTTTTCTAGCATTGGAAAATCGGGATTACCAGGTATGCCTGGCAAAATTGGACCTAAGGGTCTACCTGGCACAAAAGGGGAACCTGGAATGCGGGGAGAGCATGGACCTAGAGGAATGCCTGGACCTCCTGGAATTCCCGGCCCTGCAGGAATCTCATCAAATGGAAAACCAGGTGTTCAAGGTGCTCCAGGACAGCCAGGTGTCAGGGGTGAACCTGGTGCAAAAGGTGAGCCAGGACTTCGTGGAGATAACGGCATTAAAGGAGAAGCTGGACTTGGAAAACCTGGTCTGCCAGGTACTCGTGGCCCTGGGGGCCTACCTGGGCCAATGGGGCCACCTGGTCCACCAGGTAATGGAAAACCAGGACTTAATGGATCGCCAGGGGGCTCAGGGGATAGAGGCGATATAGGTTCACCTGGACCACCAGGGGCAGTTGGCCCACCTGGGCCACAGGGCCTACAAGGTAAACCTGGCATTGATGGAATTGGTAAACCAGGTTTAGATGGATTGCCAGGACTTCAAGGGCCTTTAGGTTCTAAGGGGGAAACAGGTATACGAGGCTTACCAGGGCTGCCAGGGTCACCCGGGTATGGAAAACCAGGTCTGCCTGGATTGAAAGGAGATAGAGGACCTGCTGGAATAACTGGAGAAATAGGAGATAAAGGAGAGCCAGGGTTAGATGGTGAACCAGGTGATCAAGGGCCACAAGGTATTATAGGGCCTCCGGGACTTCCAGGTTCCATGGGATTGCCAGGAAAAAATGGTTTGCCTGGCTTGAAAGGTGACATTGGGCCTACTGGGCCTACAGGTGTACCTGGAATTCCAGGGAGTCAAGGTCCCAATGGATTTGCAGGTAAACCAGGTATTCAAGGTGAAAGGGGACTTCCAGGTCTGAAAGGACTTCCAGGGCCAATTGGGCCAAAAGGAGAGGGAGGGTTAATGGGACTTCCAGGTTTACCAGGTCAAATAGGTAGTCCAGGGTCAAAAGGAGAAGGTGGAATTCCAGGACAATCAGGCCCAAGAGGTCCAGCTGGAATTCCAGGTATGCAAGGATCATCTGGCCCTATTGGGCCACAAGGGTTACCAGGATTAAAAGGAGAGCCTGGTATCCCTGGGCTACCTGGAAAAAGCATCAATGGTGAGCCAGGTCTAATTGGCCCTATAGGACTACCGGGGGTTTCCGGGCCTCCTGGTTTAAATGGGCAGCCTGGGCTACCTGGTCCACCTGGACCACCAGGTCCACCAGGAATCTATAGTGAAGGCACTATTGCTGGCTTGCACTTGCCAGATGGAGGAGTTGAAGGAGGTACAGTAGGTAATGAAAAATCAGGAAAGCCTCAGTATGGCACTGGAGAACTATCTGCCAAAGTAGCCCCAGCGTTTACTGCCATATTAACTACACCATTCCCTCCTTCTGGCATGCCAATCAAATTTGATCGGACTTTATATAATGGCCATAATGCTTATAATCCTCTTACTGGGATATTTACTTGTTCTCTTCCTGGAATTTATTACTTTGCTTATCATGTCCACATCAAAGGAACCAACATCTGGATTGCTCTTTACAAGAACAATGTACCTGCTACTTACACATACGATGAATACAAAAAAGGGTACATGGACCAAGCCTCTGGGAGTGCAGTATTAGAACTCAAGGAAAATGACCAAGTTTGGGTGCAGATGCCTTCAGACCAAGCAAATGGGTTATATTCAACAGAGTACATTCATTCTTCATTCTCTGGTTTTCTTCTTTGTCCCACATAA